A region from the Lemur catta isolate mLemCat1 chromosome 7, mLemCat1.pri, whole genome shotgun sequence genome encodes:
- the C7H11orf96 gene encoding uncharacterized protein C11orf96 homolog, whose amino-acid sequence MAAAKPGELMGICSSYQAVMPHFVCLADEFPQPVRPAKLSKGKGRLRRPRQSRFKTQPVTFDEIQEVEEEGVSPMEEEKAKKSFLQSLECLRRSTQSLSLQREQLSSCKLRNSLDSSDSDSAL is encoded by the coding sequence ATGGCGGCCGCCAAGCCCGGCGAGCTGATGGGCATCTGCTCCAGCTACCAGGCGGTGATGCCGCACTTCGTGTGCCTGGCCGACGAGTTCCCGCAGCCCGTGCGGCCCGCCAAGCTGTCCAAGGGCAAGGGCCGGCTGCGGCGGCCGCGCCAGTCCCGCTTCAAGACGCAGCCGGTGACCTTCGACGAGAtccaggaggtggaggaggagggggtgtccCCCATGGAAGAGGAGAAGGCCAAGAAGTCGTTCCTGCAGAGCCTGGAGTGCCTGCGCCGCAGCACGCAGAGCCTGTCGCTGCAGAGGGAGCAGCTCAGCAGCTGCAAACTGAGGAACAGCCTGGACTCCAGCGACTCCGACTCGGCCCTGTGA